The following are encoded in a window of Primulina eburnea isolate SZY01 chromosome 4, ASM2296580v1, whole genome shotgun sequence genomic DNA:
- the LOC140829381 gene encoding uncharacterized protein isoform X1 — MNGTWPSTSATHWLPLSPTEEVVTLKTKPMSPTPTVATAPPLSYRYLSSLHHNPSSTLTSPLSLKSFRSEINRGPTLRILLRRPHASISTHHTEVSGSNAFDPELRSVLELATDSELYELERILFGPSYFSPLLKSITRKAEVDYVMISEDPDERDNFISMLEDRFLFLAADARSTLRGWRPTYRGALLEVRKKLNIPCSTKLLAEDLEVEIFLHLLQEYSREGLASFPSTNGSSTNSDGLNYLEMGLNQWKLQQLATLGIGATELRSLILKSGGMLTMEKLFESLAGTLSGKLFSEAAKYQIKKEVIKKGGQLAAINLESGAALLAARQGLKVAATRYLGIRSITQLLGPLMWGTLLADVVIQMLGTDYARILRAIYAFAQIRVYRSHKTASEMM, encoded by the exons ATGAATGGGACTTGGCCTTCGACCTCTGCCACACACTGGCTACCTCTCTCTCCGACTGAGGAAGTGGTGACGCTGAAAACGAAACCAATGTCTCCGACGCCAACGGTGGCGACTGCACCACCACTCTCTTACCGGTACCTATCTTCTCTCCACCACAATCCTTCTTCCACTCTCACTTCGCCG TTATCTCTAAAGTCATTTAGGAGTGAGATAAATCGTGGGCCAACTTTAAGAATCTTGTTGAGGCGTCCTCATGCTTCAATTTCAACTCACCACACGG AAGTTAGTGGGAGCAATGCTTTCGATCCGGAGCTTCGTTCTGTGCTCGAACTTGCCACTGATTCCGAACTATATGAACTTGAAAGAATTTTGTTTGGACCCAG TTATTTCAGTCCTTTGCTGAAATCCATCACAAGAAAAGCTGAGGTAGACTAtgttatgatcagtgaagaccCAGATGAAAGGGACAATTTTATTTCAATGCTTGAAGATAGGTTTTTGTTTCTTGCAGCCGATGCAAGGTCAACGTTGAG GGGTTGGAGACCAACTTATAGAGGCGCGTTGCTTGAAGTGAGGAAAAAATTAAACATACCTTGCTCAACCAAATTGTTGGCTGAAGATCTAGAGGTTGAAATTTTTCTTCATCTCTTGCAAGAATACTCAAG GGAAGGACTGGCAAGTTTTCCCAGCACAAATGGTAGTTCAACGAATTCTGATGGATTAAATTATTTAGAAATGGGACTCAACCAGTGGAAGCTACAGCAGCTTGCAACTCTAGGAATAGGAGCGACAGAGCTTCGTTCTTTGATACTAAAG AGTGGTGGGATGCTTACTATGGAGAAACTATTCGAATCG TTGGCAGGGACATTATCTGGAAAATTATTTTCAGAAGCTGCTAAATATCAAATAAAGAAAGAAGTCATCAAAAAG gGCGGGCAGTTGGCAGCTATTAACCTAGAATCAGGGGCAGCGTTGCTGGCTGCAAGACAG GGACTTAAAGTTGCGGCCACTCGATATTTGGGGATCAGAAGCATTACTCAGTTACTTGGCCCATT GATGTGGGGTACCCTTCTGGCAGATGTTGTCATTCAGATGCTCGGAACTGATTACGCGAGGATTTTGCGAGCCATATACGCATTTGCTCAA ATTCGAGTCTATCGCTCCCATAAAACAGCATCTGAAATGATGTGA
- the LOC140829381 gene encoding uncharacterized protein isoform X2 → MNGTWPSTSATHWLPLSPTEEVVTLKTKPMSPTPTVATAPPLSYRYLSSLHHNPSSTLTSPLSLKSFRSEINRGPTLRILLRRPHASISTHHTVSGSNAFDPELRSVLELATDSELYELERILFGPSYFSPLLKSITRKAEVDYVMISEDPDERDNFISMLEDRFLFLAADARSTLRGWRPTYRGALLEVRKKLNIPCSTKLLAEDLEVEIFLHLLQEYSREGLASFPSTNGSSTNSDGLNYLEMGLNQWKLQQLATLGIGATELRSLILKSGGMLTMEKLFESLAGTLSGKLFSEAAKYQIKKEVIKKGGQLAAINLESGAALLAARQGLKVAATRYLGIRSITQLLGPLMWGTLLADVVIQMLGTDYARILRAIYAFAQIRVYRSHKTASEMM, encoded by the exons ATGAATGGGACTTGGCCTTCGACCTCTGCCACACACTGGCTACCTCTCTCTCCGACTGAGGAAGTGGTGACGCTGAAAACGAAACCAATGTCTCCGACGCCAACGGTGGCGACTGCACCACCACTCTCTTACCGGTACCTATCTTCTCTCCACCACAATCCTTCTTCCACTCTCACTTCGCCG TTATCTCTAAAGTCATTTAGGAGTGAGATAAATCGTGGGCCAACTTTAAGAATCTTGTTGAGGCGTCCTCATGCTTCAATTTCAACTCACCACACGG TTAGTGGGAGCAATGCTTTCGATCCGGAGCTTCGTTCTGTGCTCGAACTTGCCACTGATTCCGAACTATATGAACTTGAAAGAATTTTGTTTGGACCCAG TTATTTCAGTCCTTTGCTGAAATCCATCACAAGAAAAGCTGAGGTAGACTAtgttatgatcagtgaagaccCAGATGAAAGGGACAATTTTATTTCAATGCTTGAAGATAGGTTTTTGTTTCTTGCAGCCGATGCAAGGTCAACGTTGAG GGGTTGGAGACCAACTTATAGAGGCGCGTTGCTTGAAGTGAGGAAAAAATTAAACATACCTTGCTCAACCAAATTGTTGGCTGAAGATCTAGAGGTTGAAATTTTTCTTCATCTCTTGCAAGAATACTCAAG GGAAGGACTGGCAAGTTTTCCCAGCACAAATGGTAGTTCAACGAATTCTGATGGATTAAATTATTTAGAAATGGGACTCAACCAGTGGAAGCTACAGCAGCTTGCAACTCTAGGAATAGGAGCGACAGAGCTTCGTTCTTTGATACTAAAG AGTGGTGGGATGCTTACTATGGAGAAACTATTCGAATCG TTGGCAGGGACATTATCTGGAAAATTATTTTCAGAAGCTGCTAAATATCAAATAAAGAAAGAAGTCATCAAAAAG gGCGGGCAGTTGGCAGCTATTAACCTAGAATCAGGGGCAGCGTTGCTGGCTGCAAGACAG GGACTTAAAGTTGCGGCCACTCGATATTTGGGGATCAGAAGCATTACTCAGTTACTTGGCCCATT GATGTGGGGTACCCTTCTGGCAGATGTTGTCATTCAGATGCTCGGAACTGATTACGCGAGGATTTTGCGAGCCATATACGCATTTGCTCAA ATTCGAGTCTATCGCTCCCATAAAACAGCATCTGAAATGATGTGA
- the LOC140829380 gene encoding BTB/POZ and TAZ domain-containing protein 2-like, which yields MVQLKKVLSGEIKLKKNLSFPGAVVMPEPDVQVITSCGSRIPAHSKILASASPVLENIVERRQKGQSSERKIPILGVPYDAVSVFLQYLYSSECGEDQMDKYGMHLLALSHVYMVPQLKQICSKGLSQRLNVENVVDVLQLARLCDAPDLYLKCMRLLSNKFKAVEKTEGWRFLQNNDPYLELEILQFFDETESRKKRTRRRRADQSLYVQLSEAMDCLEHICTEGCTSVGPYNMDPCKHKSPCTKYSTCHGLQLLIKHFGTCEKRAKGGCSHCKRMWQLFKLHSSICDQPDECRVPLCRQFKLKANQVRRGNDAKWRLLVKKVVSAKTASSLSLPKKNKTPVDQHDQSV from the exons ATGGTTCAATTGAAGAAAGTGCTCTCCGGCGAGATCAAACTGAAGAAAAATCTTTCGTTTCCCGGCGCCGTAGTAATGCCGGAACCCGACGTTCAAGTCATTACATCATGTGGCTCGCGAATTCCGGCGCACTCAAAAATCCTC GCCTCTGCATCACCGGTTTTAGAGAACATAGTAGAGAGGCGGCAAAAGGGCCAGAGCTCGGAACGGAAAATTCCAATTCTTGGCGTTCCTTACGACGCCGTTTCCGTGTTCCTGCAATATCTTTATTCCTCCGA GTGTGGAGAAGATCAAATGGACAAATATGGCATGCACTTGCTAGCTTTGTCACATGTATACATggttccacaactgaagcagattTGCTCGAAGGGGTTATCACAGaggttgaatgttgaaaatgtAGTGGACGTGCTCCAGCTTGCGAGATTGTGCGATGCGCCTGATCTTTACCTTAAATGCATGAGATTGTTGTCTAATAAATTCAAAGCTGTTGAGAAGACCGAGGGATGGAGGTTCTTGCAAAATAATGATCCATATCTCGAGCTCGAGATTCTGCAGTTCTTCGATGAAACCGAATCG AGGAAAAAGAGGACAAGAAGGCGTAGAGCAGATCAGAGTTTGTATGTTCAACTAAGTGAAGCAATGGATTGCCTTGAGCACATATGCACTGAGGGATGCACTAGTGTAGGTCCATACAACATGGATCCGTGCAAACACAAGAGTCCATGTACCAAGTATTCGACCTGCCACGGTCTTCAGCTTCTGATTAAGCATTTCGGCACTTGTGAGAAGAGGGCTAAAGGAGGATGTTCGCATTGTAAGCGTATGTGGCAACTTTTCAAGTTGCACTCCTCTATCTGTGACCAACCAGACGAATGCCGAGTTCCTCTTTGCAG ACAATTCAAATTGAAGGCAAACCAAGTTCGAAGAGGAAACGATGCAAAATGGAGATTACTTGTGAAAAAGGTGGTATCAGCCAAAACCGCATCATCTCTGTCTCTCCCCAAGAAGAACAAAACGCCAGTGGATCAACATGATCAGAGCGTCTAA
- the LOC140829382 gene encoding probable arabinose 5-phosphate isomerase, producing MGSLSPPFSKLQDENKEKLTTLDQAHLLNLFKSQQNYLNYFFQNLDLSQTLTFTQTLLDSKGTIFFSGVGKSGFVAQKISQTLVSLGIRSGFLSPVDALHGDIGILSSQDLLVLFSKSGNSEELLKLVPCVKAKGVYLISVTSVRPNGLVGLCDLNVNLPLQRELCPFDLAPVTSTAIQMVFGDTVAIALMGARNLSKENYAANHPAGRIGKTLIFKVKDLMKKGEELPICREGDLIMDQLVELSSKGCGCLLVIDNDYHLLGTFTDGDLRRTLKASGEGIFKLTVGEMCNRNPRTISPDAMAVVAMQKMESPPSAVQFLPVIGDHNVLIGIITLHGLVSAGL from the exons ATGGGGTCTCTTTCTCCGCCATTTTCCAAACTTCAAGACGAGAACAAAGAGAAGTTAACCACTTTGGATCAAGCCCATTTGCTCAATCTCTTCAAATCCCAGCAAAATTACCTCAACTATTTTTTTCAAAACCTCGATCTGTCCCAAACCCTCACCTTCACGCAAACTCTTCTTGATTCCAAGGGCACCATTTTCTTCTCCGGGGTTGGGAAATCTGGATTTGTTGCCCAAAAGATCTCGCAGACGTTGGTTTCTCTCGGAATCAGATCCGGGTTTTTATCCCCCGTGGACGCGCTTCATGGAGATATCGGCATTTTATCATCCCAAGATTTGTTGGTCCTCTTCAGCAAGAGCGGGAATTCTGAGGAGTTGTTGAAGCTTGTGCCTTGCGTTAAGGCCAAGGGAGTCTATTTGATATCTGTTACGTCGGTGAGGCCAAATGGGCTCGTGGGATTGTGTGATCTGAACGTGAATTTGCCTCTGCAGCGTGAATTGTGCCCGTTCGATCTAGCACCCGTCACATCGACGGCTATCCAGATGGTCTTTGGGGACACCGTCGCGATTGCTTTGATGGGAGCCAGGAATTTGAGCAAAGAAAACTATGCGGCGAATCATCCTGCTGGAAGAATCGGGAAGACTTTGATTTTCAAG GTGAAGGATCTTATGAAGAAGGGAGAAGAGCTACCAATATGCAGGGAAGGGGATTTGATAATGGATCAGCTGGTTGAGCTGAGCAGCAAAGGTTGTGGATGTCTTCTTGTTATAGATAATGATTATCATCTGCTCGGTACGTTTACTGATGGAGATCTGCGTCGCACATTGAAAGCCAGCGGTGAGGGAATCTTCAAGCTCACTGTGGGAGAGATGTGTAACAG GAACCCAAGGACAATCAGTCCGGATGCAATGGCAGTGGTAGCAATGCAGAAGATGGAGTCTCCCCCATCAGCGGTGCAGTTCTTGCCCGTCATCGGCGACCATAATGTCTTGATTGGTATCATTACATTGCACGGCCTTGTCTCTGCCGGCTTGTGA